A genomic stretch from Candidatus Thermoplasmatota archaeon includes:
- a CDS encoding right-handed parallel beta-helix repeat-containing protein has protein sequence MKKSILVALLVFMSMFTVVMILPETARATTLYVGGAGPGNHTTIQGAVDAAIPGDTVYVYNGTYHEHVALDKTLSLVGEDRNATVLDGSGTGVPLNVTADWVNVTGFNFTNSGTDWEDAGLELYSAHNCNISYNIFQDSMEHIGLLLSDNNTIIHNEVLGPFNGIVVSRSSDNTIVRNTVYSNGNMGISVSRGDNNTVSNNTVVGNDDGIMLGGWANHTLVADNNISLNGRYGLALWGASHSTVHNNTMLRNGWGTYRYGIYLWFADNNTISRNEVHESASMNIYLNYSNNNTVVDNNVSDSHYGIFLHDSDGNNIVRTKALANTNAGFYLSWQSDHNTISDGEASGNVFGIYLASADFNTISDSRTSDNEAGIHLDVSDSNLISNCTVLSNGGGISILDSYNTTIWGSNVSLSDRAGFYVTSSNNTFISNSTVLLNGDNGIGVYFSGDSWIRNNSLSSNWGFGIGLSSSERVVIHDNVLIHDGIGIGGNRISDFNSHVISTTNTANGKPIRYWKNITGGIVPADAGQVILANCTGVLVENQNISDADTGIQLGVSFGNIVRANNVSSNDWDGVSLTYSNSNFVGSNTAHGNRQGLRLHHSDGNNVSNNNASWNNWSGIRLDRSDANGLSSNNFSFNDVGMNLYRSSAEIISDNVMFDDGILIWGSSREHWNTHDIDTTNTVNGSPVYYLKNVTGGSVPSDGGEVILANCSNVSVSGQSVNNGSVGILMGFSEYNDISGNTASSNEVYGIQMYASNHNTLSDNNVSYNQWGIHLYSSTQNTIARNEVYRNEMGMAIRADSNNNTVDLNIVSESQQYGIGTSYSPDNIIVGNDVLRNRQGISISVSSGTRIYHNNIIDNTFQGGDNTDSNQWDDGYPSGGNHWSDYAGVDVMSGPDQDQPGSDGIGDTPYNVDADTQDRYPLMDPFGVPRTRPPKVLDAVLSGADFENVTISWSLSPDDGLGLNSVVGYQILRNTTYDRSGLGYQLISTLPNGTNSYVDTFAGEGDPNDYFYIICALDANNTTSCSEDQAGKFTRPLMTGPNLASIPLMQSDTDVENVLQTATFDMAWTYRPYDPNDKWKYYMPFKPYKGDLSWLNHFQGFWINATEECNLTVAGLVPLRTSIQLFSGWNLVSFPSFNGSFTVTDLKAATPVERVEMYNPASPPHYLRVALDSDVLGTGEAYWVKASWDAIWIVEAA, from the coding sequence ATGAAGAAGTCCATCTTGGTGGCACTTCTGGTTTTCATGTCAATGTTCACAGTGGTAATGATCCTTCCAGAGACAGCAAGGGCGACCACGCTCTACGTCGGCGGGGCGGGTCCAGGGAACCACACCACGATTCAGGGAGCCGTGGATGCAGCGATTCCCGGGGATACAGTGTATGTCTACAATGGGACTTACCACGAGCATGTTGCCCTGGACAAGACCTTGTCGCTGGTCGGGGAGGACAGGAACGCGACAGTACTAGACGGGAGCGGGACCGGCGTTCCCCTCAACGTAACCGCTGACTGGGTGAACGTGACAGGATTCAACTTCACGAACAGCGGAACTGATTGGGAGGACGCGGGTCTGGAGCTCTATTCCGCGCATAACTGCAATATCTCTTACAACATCTTCCAGGACTCTATGGAGCACATAGGTCTCCTGCTTTCCGACAACAACACGATCATACACAATGAAGTTCTGGGCCCCTTCAACGGGATCGTAGTCTCCCGGTCCTCGGACAACACGATCGTGAGGAACACTGTCTACTCGAACGGCAACATGGGCATTTCCGTCTCACGGGGAGACAACAATACGGTCTCGAATAACACAGTGGTCGGCAACGATGATGGAATCATGCTTGGTGGGTGGGCCAACCATACGCTCGTTGCTGACAATAACATCTCTTTGAACGGAAGGTACGGTCTCGCGCTGTGGGGCGCAAGTCACAGTACGGTCCACAACAACACCATGCTCCGAAATGGTTGGGGCACATACCGTTACGGAATCTATCTGTGGTTTGCGGACAACAATACCATCTCGCGCAATGAGGTTCATGAGAGCGCGTCCATGAACATCTACCTGAACTACTCCAACAACAACACCGTGGTGGATAACAACGTATCAGACAGCCACTATGGCATATTCCTCCATGATTCTGATGGCAACAACATCGTGCGCACGAAGGCCCTCGCCAACACTAATGCTGGCTTCTATCTCTCGTGGCAGTCCGACCACAACACCATATCGGACGGCGAAGCCTCAGGTAATGTCTTTGGGATCTACCTCGCGAGTGCGGACTTCAACACCATCAGCGACTCCAGGACGTCTGACAACGAGGCTGGCATCCACTTGGATGTCTCGGATTCCAATCTTATTTCGAATTGCACAGTCCTGAGCAACGGCGGAGGCATCAGTATCCTCGACTCCTACAACACGACAATCTGGGGAAGTAACGTCTCGCTCAGTGACAGGGCAGGGTTTTACGTGACGTCCTCCAACAACACATTCATCTCGAACAGCACGGTCCTTCTGAACGGAGACAATGGCATTGGAGTTTACTTCTCGGGGGACAGTTGGATTAGGAATAACTCACTCAGCTCCAATTGGGGGTTCGGAATCGGACTCTCTAGCTCGGAGCGCGTCGTGATCCATGACAACGTGCTTATTCATGACGGCATAGGCATCGGCGGAAACAGAATCTCAGATTTCAACTCCCACGTCATAAGCACGACCAATACGGCCAATGGCAAGCCGATTCGCTACTGGAAGAACATCACAGGAGGCATCGTTCCAGCGGATGCAGGCCAGGTCATTCTCGCGAACTGCACAGGTGTCCTGGTGGAGAACCAGAACATCAGTGACGCCGACACAGGCATTCAGCTAGGTGTCTCCTTCGGGAACATTGTCCGTGCCAACAACGTCTCTTCCAATGACTGGGACGGTGTGAGTCTCACTTACTCCAACTCGAATTTCGTCGGGAGCAACACCGCTCATGGGAATAGGCAAGGCCTGCGTTTGCACCATTCCGACGGGAACAATGTCAGCAACAACAACGCATCGTGGAACAACTGGTCTGGGATTCGTTTGGATAGGTCCGACGCCAATGGCCTTTCGTCGAACAACTTCTCGTTCAATGACGTCGGGATGAATCTCTACCGGTCCAGTGCAGAAATCATCTCGGACAATGTGATGTTCGACGACGGGATTCTCATCTGGGGAAGCTCGAGGGAGCACTGGAACACACATGACATCGACACCACCAATACGGTCAACGGGAGCCCTGTTTACTATCTGAAGAATGTGACAGGGGGATCGGTTCCATCTGATGGCGGTGAGGTCATTCTCGCCAACTGCTCCAATGTCAGCGTCAGTGGGCAGAGTGTGAATAACGGATCGGTGGGCATTCTCATGGGCTTCTCGGAGTACAACGACATTTCGGGAAACACGGCGTCGTCCAACGAAGTATATGGCATCCAAATGTACGCTTCAAATCACAACACGCTCAGCGACAACAACGTCTCCTACAATCAGTGGGGGATTCATCTCTATTCATCGACTCAGAATACCATCGCCAGAAACGAGGTATACCGGAATGAAATGGGAATGGCAATTCGAGCGGACTCCAACAACAACACAGTCGACCTCAATATAGTCTCGGAGAGTCAGCAATACGGTATCGGAACGAGCTACTCTCCGGACAACATCATTGTTGGCAATGACGTGTTGCGCAACCGCCAAGGCATATCGATTTCCGTGTCGAGTGGCACAAGAATCTACCACAACAACATCATTGACAACACTTTCCAGGGGGGAGACAACACTGACTCGAATCAGTGGGATGATGGCTATCCTTCTGGCGGAAATCACTGGAGTGATTACGCTGGAGTGGATGTGATGAGCGGTCCCGATCAGGACCAGCCCGGTAGCGATGGAATCGGGGACACGCCGTACAACGTGGATGCTGATACCCAAGATCGGTATCCCCTGATGGACCCCTTCGGAGTGCCCAGGACAAGACCGCCGAAGGTCCTGGACGCGGTTCTGAGTGGAGCAGACTTCGAGAATGTCACGATCTCCTGGTCGCTATCTCCCGACGATGGTCTGGGTCTGAACTCCGTTGTCGGATACCAGATTCTCAGAAACACGACGTACGACCGCAGTGGTCTCGGCTATCAGTTGATTTCCACCCTACCCAATGGAACCAATTCCTACGTTGACACCTTTGCCGGAGAGGGTGACCCCAATGATTACTTCTACATCATATGCGCGCTGGACGCGAACAACACGACCTCATGCTCCGAGGATCAGGCGGGGAAGTTCACCCGTCCACTGATGACGGGTCCAAATCTCGCATCCATCCCTCTTATGCAGTCGGACACGGATGTGGAGAATGTCCTCCAGACCGCAACGTTCGACATGGCCTGGACATACCGGCCCTACGATCCGAATGACAAGTGGAAATACTACATGCCCTTCAAGCCGTACAAGGGGGATCTGAGCTGGCTGAACCACTTCCAGGGGTTCTGGATCAACGCGACCGAGGAATGCAATCTCACGGTGGCTGGACTGGTTCCGCTCAGGACGAGCATCCAGCTCTTCAGCGGGTGGAATCTCGTGTCCTTCCCGTCCTTCAACGGTTCGTTCAC